The following nucleotide sequence is from Allocatelliglobosispora scoriae.
GAACTCGTCGTCCGCGCCTCCACCGCCACCGCCCCTGCCGTCTGAGGCCCCCCAAGATCGTCGCAACTCTTCAAGAGTTGTCGCTTCAGGCCGCCAGGCCTTAAGCACAACTCTTGAAGAGTTGCGACGATCTTGCACGTCAGACTGGCTCAGCGCCTTCGCGCACGTCAGGATGACCCGTTCTTAGCACCAACTCTTGAAGAGTTGCGTCATGTGGTGGGCAGGTTGCAATCTTGCTGAAACTTCCTGCTTGACTGTTGCAGCATTTGCGCGCCATCCTTCATGAGTCACCAGCAATCAAGTCGGTGGCGGGTGGAAGGGAGCAGCAGCGTGCGCAGGTCACTCGTGGGTGCCGGTTGCGCGCTGCTGCTCGTACTCACCGGCTGCACGGCGACCGGCGACGGCCCGGCGGCGGCCCCGCACTCCCCCTCGGCGCCCGCGCACCGAGAGAGCGATCCCACGGGCGTCATCGTGCACCTGTTCCAGTGGCCGTGGGCCGACGTGGCACGCGAGTGCCGCGAGACCCTCGGCCCGGCCGGGGTCGCCGCGGTGCAGATCTCCCCGCCGCAGGAGCACGTCGTCCTCGCCGACCAGGGATTTCCCTGGTGGCAGGATTACCAACCGGTCAGCTACGGCCTCACCAGCCGCCGCGGCGACCGGGCGGCGCTGGCGAAGATGGTCGAGACGTGCCATGCGGCCGGGGTCGAGATCTACGCTGATGCGGTAATCAATCACATGACCGCCCAGCTCTTCGGGGTCGGCACGGGCGGCACGAAGTTCAGCCGGACCGGCTACCCCGGCTATGACGGCGCGGCCGACTTCCACCACTGCGGCCACTCGATCGCGCAATGGTCGGACCGCTCCGAGGTGCAGAACTGCGATCTGCTCGACCTCGCCGACCTCGCCACCGAGCGGGCGCCGGTGCGCGAGCGGATCGCCGGATACCTCAACGACCTGCTCTCGATCGGCGTCGACGGGTTCCGCATCGACGCCGCCAAGCACATCCCGGCCGCCGACCTCGCCGCGATCACCGCGCAGCTCGACCGGCCGGCCGTCATCTACTCCGAGGTGCTCTTCGCCCTCGGCGACCCGATCCAGCCCGAGGAGTACCTCCCGTTCGGCGCCGTGCTGGAGCCCCGCTACGGACCCGACGTGACCCGCGCGCTGCGCTTCGGCGGCAGCCTCGGCGCGCTCGCCGAGCTCGGCGTCGCCTCGGACTCCCCCGCGCTCGACTTCAAGCCCAGCGCGCGGTCGGTCGTCTACATCGACAGCCACGACACGCAGCGTGGGACGAGCACGCTCACCTACGCCGACGGCGGCCTGCACGCGCTCGCGACCGAGTTCATGCTGGCCTGGCCCTATGGCACGCCGCTGGTGATGTCGAGCTTCGCCTTCACCGACTTCGACGCCTCCCCGCCGGCCCTGCCCGATGGCACGACCAGGCCCGTCGTCTGCGGTGGGTCGGCCTTCGTCTGCGAGCACCGCGCGGTGCTCCCGATGGTCGCCTTCCGCACCGCGACGGCGGGTGCTCCGGTCACCGAATGGTGGGCAACCGACGACCAGCTCGGCTTCGCCCGCGCGGGCAGGGGCTATTTTGCGCTCAACCGGGCCGCGGCGCCCGTCACGCGGGTGGTCCAGACCGGCCTGCCCGCGGGTCGATACCGCGACCTGCTCCACCCTGCCGCCGTGGTCACCGTGGACTCGGCCGGTACGGCGACACTGACCATTCCACCGGCCAGTGCGATCTCATTCATCAAGGCCTGAAGCAACTCCGAGAGGAACGACTAGTGACGACGACCGCGAGCCCGCAAGCTCACGTCATCGTGGAGAGTGACGCGATGGGGAACGACAACTGGTGGCGCGACGCGGTCGTGTACCAGATCTACCCCCGCAGCTTCGCCGACGCCAACGGTGATGGGACCGGTGACCTGCAGGGTGTCCGGCAGAAGCTCACGTACCTCAAGCGCCTCGGCGTGGACGCTCTCTGGCTGAGCCCCTTCTACAAGTCGCCGCTCGCCGACGGCGGCTACGACGTCTCGGACTACCGCGACGTGGATCCCCGCTTCGGCACCCTCTCCGACTTCGACGAGATGATCGCCGACGCCCACGAGCTGGGCATCCGGGTCATCGCGGACCTCGTACCCAACCACAGCTCCAGCGAGCACGTCTGGTTCCAGCAGGCGCTCGCCGCAGCTCCCGGCTCGGTCGAGCGGGCCCGCTACATGTTCCGCGCCGGGCAGGGCGAGCACGG
It contains:
- a CDS encoding alpha-amylase, with translation MRRSLVGAGCALLLVLTGCTATGDGPAAAPHSPSAPAHRESDPTGVIVHLFQWPWADVARECRETLGPAGVAAVQISPPQEHVVLADQGFPWWQDYQPVSYGLTSRRGDRAALAKMVETCHAAGVEIYADAVINHMTAQLFGVGTGGTKFSRTGYPGYDGAADFHHCGHSIAQWSDRSEVQNCDLLDLADLATERAPVRERIAGYLNDLLSIGVDGFRIDAAKHIPAADLAAITAQLDRPAVIYSEVLFALGDPIQPEEYLPFGAVLEPRYGPDVTRALRFGGSLGALAELGVASDSPALDFKPSARSVVYIDSHDTQRGTSTLTYADGGLHALATEFMLAWPYGTPLVMSSFAFTDFDASPPALPDGTTRPVVCGGSAFVCEHRAVLPMVAFRTATAGAPVTEWWATDDQLGFARAGRGYFALNRAAAPVTRVVQTGLPAGRYRDLLHPAAVVTVDSAGTATLTIPPASAISFIKA